The Neptunomonas concharum genomic interval GCCATTCTCATCAAACGAGGCTTGTGCATTTGCGACACTGGCTCCGGTAATGATGATGTCTTTTTCTATAGTCGCACTTCTACCCGGCTCACTGCGGAACTCATAGGTCTCTGTAAGTGCCCGATTAGCATCCGTCTTCGCTTCAAGACGGAACTCCAAATTGGCCGTTTTACCGATAATACGCTTAGCTGCAACAGCATCTTGTACACCCGGTAACTGAACCACAATGCGGTTACGTCCCTGACGCTGAACCAAAGGCTCTGCCACACCCAGCTCATTCACACGATTACGCAAGGTCGTCAAGTTTTGCTTGATTGCATAATCCTCGATAGACCGTATTGTCTGCTCGGTTAGCGTGATCGTTAGATAGTTACCCGAATCATCGTCGATACTATCAATCAAAAATTCAACGTAATCTTTACGCAGCAACACCGCTGCTTTATCCCGGGATTCACTATCAGCAAATTTCACGGCCAGACTGCCATCATCACGATGGTCCACTGAGCGATAACGTAATTTTTCCTGACGGAACTTGGTTTTAATTTCAGAGACATAGACATCTAAGCGCTGAGATACCGCCTGAATCATATCCACCTCCATAAGGAAGTGAACACCACCACGCAAATCCAATCCTAATTTCATTGGGCCTGCACCGACGGATGTCAGCCAATCCGGTGTGGTTGGCGCAAGATTGAGAGCAACCACATAGTTATCACCCAATACCGAGCTAATAACTTTCTTCGCTTTAAGCTGTGCTTCGCCATCAGAAACCCGGATCAGGCCATTATTGTTATCCAGCTCTGTAGATTTATAAGCGATCCCTTCCCGATCAAGCGCCGCTGTAACGCTATCAAGCAGAGGTTGATCCACCTGATAGATATCACGCGTACCAGAAATCTGGACAGCATGATCTTCGGGGTAGAGGT includes:
- the secD gene encoding protein translocase subunit SecD, with the protein product MLNRYPLWKNLLIIFVLLIGALYAAPNLYPEDHAVQISGTRDIYQVDQPLLDSVTAALDREGIAYKSTELDNNNGLIRVSDGEAQLKAKKVISSVLGDNYVVALNLAPTTPDWLTSVGAGPMKLGLDLRGGVHFLMEVDMIQAVSQRLDVYVSEIKTKFRQEKLRYRSVDHRDDGSLAVKFADSESRDKAAVLLRKDYVEFLIDSIDDDSGNYLTITLTEQTIRSIEDYAIKQNLTTLRNRVNELGVAEPLVQRQGRNRIVVQLPGVQDAVAAKRIIGKTANLEFRLEAKTDANRALTETYEFRSEPGRSATIEKDIIITGASVANAQASFDENGQPQVNITLDSKGGQLMSRTTSNAVKRRMAVLFVEHKSRTLFETVDGVQVEKRVPYVEKKIISLATIQSVLGSQFRITGLDGAGESSELALLLRAGALAAPIYFVEERTVGPSLGAENIELGVTSVQIGFALVLMFMAVVYRVFGLLANIALCVNLVLLVAVMSLLSATLTLPGIAGIVLTVGMAVDANVLIFARIKEELKNGLPPQSAINSGFERAFTTILDANITTLLAAVILFAMGTGPVKGFAITLSVGILTSMFTAILVTRALVNLTYGGRQLKTLSI